In the bacterium genome, ATGTCGCTGACATTATTTTTGTGTATGAAGTCCAATTGATAATTATTCAGCTGATATAGTTCAATTACTTTATCAAGTGAATTGCTAAGTATAAGTAATGGTTTTGAATAATCTCTTTTTTTGATTTCAAAGATTGTTTGAATTGAATTATGATCACTATACCTGCAAAATAATCCAGGCACAGTTTCAGTTGGACCGGCAAATACTTTATACTTACTAAAAATCATAATATTAGATTACCAGTAAAAATCATTTAAATAACTATACTAACAATTCTACCTTTGACATAGATAAACTTTTTGATTTCTACCCCTTGCAACCATTTAGCTATATTCATATCTTGCATAACTTTTTCCTTCAAACTTAATTCGTCATCATCTACACTCAACTCAAGCTCTCCCCTTAGCTTTCCATTAACTTGTACACCTATTACCATCTTCTCTTCAGATATAAGTTTCTCATCCCAAGTTGGCCAATTTGTTTGATGAATACTAACCTCTTCAGTCTCGCTTAGATCAACAGATTCCACAGAAGAAGCAATATTAATTGTTAAATTATTGTATATTTCATCAGTTATGAATGGTGCAAACGGTGCAAGTAATTTCATGTAAGTCAAAAAGTCATCAATTGAAATAGTCATACCTTCTTGTTCAATCAAGTTTTGGAACTTCATAAACTCAGCAACACAAGTATTGAATTTCAATTCCGGAATGTTTGTAGTTACATACTTGATCAATTTCTGTAATTCTGCTTTGACTTTTGGAGTTGAGACATAGCGTACCATTTTAATGACTGGCAAATAATGAACATTATCTTTCAACATATACTTGTCTTCTCCACATTCTACAAACCCGAATTTTCGGTAAAGGTTAATCGCATTGTTTCCACTAACTACCTCAAGATACAAATCATGAATTGCAAATTTAGTTATTATAACTTCCATAGCAACACCTCCAATTCCTTTAGCTCTAAAATCTCTATCTATGTATAGAACTAGTTTCCTATGTTGATTTTTATCTTGAGATAGAAAGCTACTTAACCAACCTATAACTTTTCCTTCTGATTTAATTGTTAAACTGATTTTTCTGTTGGAATTTGCAAACCTTGGAATAATGTTTGTTAAATCGGTACTTTCATCAGGAACTATCATTCCTTGAATATTTTTTAGAATTTCTATATCAATTCCAGTTTCAGGACTTATATTATTATCATACCAACCTTCAACTTGAATTCTTCTGGCATCTCTAATTTCAGATTCTTTTATTGATTCAAAAGTTAAATTATATTTTTGAATTACTTCTTGAGCCTTTTCTGAATAACTATCTTTGACATTAGTATTTCCCAATTGTTCAGCAAAATTCCAAACTCTATCAATATATCTTCTCACTCCAACTACGGTTTCTTCGCTCCAATTCTTGCTTTGCTCAAGCGGACCCATAAACATTTCATAAACACGCAATGTATCAGCACCATACTTCTCACAAACTGTGCTAGGATTCACGATATTTCCCCATCGCTTGCTCATCTTTCTACCATCAGGACCTTGAATCATGCCTTGATGTCTCATTTTATAAAAAGGTTCGGAATAATTTATCAATCCTTTGTCAAAAAAGTATTTCGTAAAAAACCTAGAATACATCAAGTGCAAAACTATATGCTCTGGACCAATCATATATAGATCTGTTGGTAACCAAGCATTACAAAGTTCACTATCAAAAGCCTTTGTATCGTCATTTACTGACATATATCTCATATAATACCAGCTTGAATCTATAAATGTATCGAGAGTGTCAAATTCAAATCGAGAGCCTACTCCGTAAAGTTCTTCAGCTAATTTTTTGTAACTTTCTGAATATGCAATTGGAGATTCTCCAGTTGGTTTAAATTCAACATCAGTTGGAAGTTTGAGTGGTAAATATTTTTCATCAACTGGTTTTACAAAGTATTTTTTACCATCAAATGTTACTTCTTTGAGTTCATTATAATCTTTGTTTTGGGAATTATCCTCAGTGACAGGAATGTAAACTATTGGAATTGGACAACCCCAATATCTTTGTCTTGAGATCAACCAATCACGAAGTCGATAAGTTATTTTTGTGCTACCTATTCCAAGTTTTTCAAATTCTTTTATAATCCTTTTTTTAGCTTCAGGAACAGTTAGTCCATTCAATATATCTGAATGGATCAATCTTGAATTTTCATCATCTGTCAAAAATGGAAGTTTCTCACACCTATCAACTTCACACTCACAATTATCCTTGCAGTTATTACAATTAGGATTATTACAGCCGAGATTTCCTTTTGCATCTATTCGTTTTATGACCTGAACTATATCACATCCGTATTTTGTTGCAAACTCAAAATCTCTTTCATCATGAGCAGGCACTGCCATTATGGCTCCGGTTCCATAAGTATTTAGTACATAATCTGCAACAAATATGGGAATTTCAGCTTTTGTCATTGGATTTATAGCCTTTATACCTTTCACTTCAACTCCTGTTTTTTTTATTTGAGATTCTCTTTCCAGTTGAGATTTCAACTTTGCTTGATTTTTATAATCTATAATGTCTTGATTATTAGTTATAAAATCTTGCATTTCAACGAGCATAGCATGCTCAGGAGCAATTACCATAAAAGTTGCTCCATAAATTGTATCTGGGCGAGTCGTGAAAACTTTGAGAGTATTTCCATCGTTAGAACCTTCCGCTTCCGTCACCTTCCTAGAAGGAAAGATTTGAAACTCAACTTCTGCACCTTCAGATCTGCCTATCCAGTTCTTTTGTGCAGCTTTTGTGCTCTCTGGCCAGTCAACTTCATCCAAATCTTGGTAAAGTCTTTCAGAATAATTCGTTATCTTCATAAACCATTGTTCCATATCTTTTTGAAGAACTAAACTTTCACATCTTTCACACTTTCCATTTATAACTTGTTCGTTTGCGAGGACTGTTTGACAGCTAGGACACCAGTTTACAGGAGCATTTGCTCTATATGCTAAACCATCTTTGTACATTTGCAAGAAAATCCATTGAGTCCATTTATAGTAGTTTTCCCAATGAGCAGCAAGTTCATGAGTTTCCCAGTCTGTAGAGAATCCGACCAAATCTAGTTGCCGTTTGAAATTACTTATGGCTTCTTGTGTTGTTGTATTTGGATGAATACCAGTTTTTATAGCATAATTCTCGGCAGGTAGCCCAAAACTATCCCAACCAATGGGCAATATTACTTCTTTGCCACGCATTCGTTCAAACCTAGCTAAAATATCAACCGGATTGAAGCAATACATATGACCTACATGTAGTCCATAACCAGAAGGATAAGGCAAGGCAACAAGTGCATAATATTTATCTTTTTCTGACTTTAGGTTTGGCTTATAAAGTCTTTGTTCTTTCCAAACTTCTCTCCATTTGGAGTCAATTTGTTGGTGTGGGAATTTGTTTGTCATGTTGATTTAATTGTTGTTTCAAAGGATTGAGTGATTTTTTGCCAAAATTTTTCAATAGTAGTTGTTTGATCTGATATTTCGAAATAAAAACCTACTTCATCGTTATGAAGCTTTATAAACTTTGCATCAGAGGCAAAAACTTCCCTGTTTAGCTTGTCAAAATCTTCTATAGTAGTAATTTGTTTAAAAGTATCTTTTACTATACCAAGGTCGTCAAAGTTATTGTTCAAAGTTTGTTGCATAATACTTACTATTTCTTTTGATGTGCAGCCAATTATTGATTTCATCTTTTGCTTTTGGCCCATAGTTGTTCGTATATAAAAAGATGGTTTTGGAGTAATGATTTTTTGAATTTTTTCTAATATACTCATATTGGTAATGTAAAAACTTAATTTATAAATATTGCAAAATCTCAGCTAAATTCTCTGGAGCATTAAAACCCTTGCACATGTAAGCATCGGATGGAGGTGGTATCCAATCTGAGGATGTTACTTCAAGCTTTTGCATTTTACCTTCAAAGTATAAAACTGCACAATCAGTATTCCACATCTTTTCTCCAAGAGTGAAGACTACATAAGAATTATCATCTTGCTTTTCACTACTATTATTCTTAGCAAGATATTTACTCTCTTTTATCAGTTTAAGTTCAGAAATTTTCATATCGTTGTTTAGATTAGACTTAAGAAATACTCTTATACTGTCAAAATAATCTTGATAATAACTGCTTGGATCTCCAGTGCCTTTCGCATACAGAGAAACTTTCTCTACTTCATTTGCCAACACAAAATTACTTTTGTCAAAGTTTGGTATGCCAATTTTGTTTTCAGTATCAAACAGACTAGAAGTTAATATTCGTATAATTATATATATGATGATGATAATTAGTATGAAAATTATTACTATCAAAGTTGCTATTCGTGATTTGCTCATGTGTTAAAGAGTCACTTAGTTAATATTTGGACTAAAGATACTAGTGTAATAATGATCCAACAAATATTTATAACTATCGGTTGTGGATTCTTGTCTTTCAATGTATCAATTATTATTCCTGTACTTGCAGTAACATTCAAGAAAATAGCTAGTAGTACAAGTGGAATTTGTTCAAATTTGTTCGTGATAAGCCAGCTGTTGATAGTGTAAGCTGTCAAAGTTGCAATTACTCCATACCAGCCAGCTATTTCAGTTAGTTTGTTGTTCAATATATAAAAAATACCCTGAAATACATATCCTAAACTAAATTTAGAACATATACTCCAGGGTTGAAAATTTAATAATATTTCCAAGGTACCACCCTTAGTTTGAGATCAGTATTTAAAATTAACAATCAAATTCACCTTTCCAAATTGAAAGTAACTTGTCTCACTTGAAACTCATTTTTGTATTCTGAGTTTGTATATTTGTTTTACAAGTAATTTACTTAAAGCTTGTCAGAGTCTAATAAGTTATGTCTAACCTTTCTTTCTGAACTAAAATTCGGCGAGTTTCCCATTTATTCTATCTTGTAAAAACTACAACATAATTATTCATGGCCTCCGAAAGTGTGCTTATTATAACAACGATATAAAATATATGTCAAACTTTTTTTCTATAATTTAAACAAAGGGTTTAGATAAAGGAAAATAACATTTCTCTTTCCAGTATCAGCTAGTTTTATCTCAAATTGAACTGGAGTAGGATCATTCAATCTGTTAGGTAAAATATTACCTGAATTGGTTCTATTATTCAGGTCATCTGGTTGATCCGTTCCCACATTATTGTTATTTCCATTGTAACCACTTTGATTTTCTGTATTATCATCTGAAATATCAATTACGGTCTCACTCAGATCAGAAGTGCCTTTTATTGTTGCAGAATTCCAAAATACACTTCTACTAGTACCCACAATCTTGAGATCAAGAGTAATGATTATAACTCCCTCTTCTAATATCCCTAAACTATCTGTACCAATCAAAACATTGTCATCTGTTACTCCGTCGTAAAGAGAATTTATTTGAAAATTATTATCAGTCGTTGCGACAACATTACTTATTTCTATTGGTACTGGGAAAGCTAATCTCAAGTTATCTTTAACTTGTAAGTTATGCAACTTCATATTTCCCACATTTTTGAATCTTAATTCATATTTAATTTTGAATTGATTCGAACCTAAATCAGTCGAGGATATCAGTTTCTTAAGCAAACCTATCTTAGGACTTGAAACCATTGCATTCGCAGGATCATCTGAAGATATACTATCAGGAACCGTACCATCAGTAAGTGGGGATGGTGTTGCTGTAACAACTCCTGTATTTGTATGCTGACCATTTTCTGGAGCTATTAGTGTAGCTGTACAAATCATGCTCTCCATAGGTAGTAATATAGTTTTGGGGCAGTTGATCTCACTAGTATTTATATGAGTGTCAGAAACTACAATATCATTCAATGTTATATTACCAATGTTAGTTACTTCAAATGTAATTTCCATCAAGGTTCCGGCACTGATATATATTCCAGGTTCTACATTAGCGTCTTCACCATTTATTCTTTTGATAATGTTTATAGCTGGATTGATAGATAATGCATTCGCAGGATCGCTGTCACTAATAGGTGACGGATGTAAGTTGTTAGGTGTAGGTGATGGAGTTCCCATTACAGTCCCACTATTGGTATGCTGAATACCACTTGCTGGAGATGTGAAGCTCGCAGTACATGTCATGGTTCCACCCACAGCAAGTACATTGCTAGGACAATTGATTTGAGAAGTAGCAATCATGTCATCTGCTATGACTATATGGTTTAGTTGAACATTGCCAGTATTTGCAACTTGATACTCGATAGTTAAAGGAGTGTTCGGTAACACGTAAATTCCCGGAGTAATATTTGCGTCATTACCATTTATCAACTTGATTAAACTTATTCCAGGTAATGCTGGTACAAATGCATTTGCTGGGTCAGAATCAGTAACATTTGCAGGCTGATTCCCATTTGGCAATGTAGGGGGTGTGCCGGTGACATTTGCAATATTTGTATGTTGCCCTGCATTATTAGGTAAAGTAAATACACTAGTACATGTTATAGATTCTCGAGGAATCAATGTAGTTTTGGGGCAGCTAATATCTGATTCGCTTAATACATTATCTTCAAGAAGAATATTATTTAAAATTGTATTTCCTGTATTTGTAATTTCAAATGTAATGTTTAGCTGAGAACCACCTTCGTAAGATAGTCCTGGAGTAGAATTTGCATCATCGCCATTTATCCTTTTGACGACTGAAATGCTAGGACTGCTACCTACAAATCCAGCATCAATAGTTATATCTGACTCACCGATATCCAAAGTAATAACTTGGCTTATACCATTTGCAAGTGAAGCATCTGAATCTTCAGTGTCATTACCAGTATTTGGATAAGTATAAGTATAACCAGCTGGTGGCGTGAATCTTATTTTATAATCTCCATGTACTAAATTTTCAAATAAATATAATCCATCATTCCCAGTGACAACAGAATCAATAACTGTATTATTTATATCTATCAGCTCTACAAGTACTCCAGCTAATGGTAATTCCCCGCTATCGATTATCCCATTAAAGTTACTATCAACCCAAACATAATCTCCAATTTCTCCAAGAAGCACTTGAACAGAAACATTATTTGATACCGCAGGTAAAGCAAGTCCGCTTGCCCTAAGTATAAATTGATTTGTGAAAATATCACCATTCATATTTGGAGAATTAGTCTGAGGCTTCATAACTAATTTGTATATAGAACTATCACCTCCATTTAGTAAACCAGTTTGAATTCTTAACCCGGTTACTTCATTTAATGTAGCTGGACATCCTATATTTCCAAATTGCAATTGAGTACACCAAACAATGGCTGGGTTGATAGAGATCGGATCAAGGTCATTAGGTAGTGACAGGGTGCTTCTGTCATGTTTCGTGAAGAGTATGTTTGTAGGAACAACTCCTGACTCGTAAGATATACTTTGTAGTATAGTTGTTCCATGATAATTTGTAGCAGGTGTTCTCTGATCTCCGTTCCAAGGAAGCCAATCTATAAGATCAGTACTAGGTACAGGATTTTGACCCGGATTCGTCATGCCCAACGAAAACTCAATTGTATCTAATGGCTCAACAATTGGCTTGATTGTTGACTTTTCAACTGCAAATGCAGATGTGTTTA is a window encoding:
- a CDS encoding leucine--tRNA ligase: MTNKFPHQQIDSKWREVWKEQRLYKPNLKSEKDKYYALVALPYPSGYGLHVGHMYCFNPVDILARFERMRGKEVILPIGWDSFGLPAENYAIKTGIHPNTTTQEAISNFKRQLDLVGFSTDWETHELAAHWENYYKWTQWIFLQMYKDGLAYRANAPVNWCPSCQTVLANEQVINGKCERCESLVLQKDMEQWFMKITNYSERLYQDLDEVDWPESTKAAQKNWIGRSEGAEVEFQIFPSRKVTEAEGSNDGNTLKVFTTRPDTIYGATFMVIAPEHAMLVEMQDFITNNQDIIDYKNQAKLKSQLERESQIKKTGVEVKGIKAINPMTKAEIPIFVADYVLNTYGTGAIMAVPAHDERDFEFATKYGCDIVQVIKRIDAKGNLGCNNPNCNNCKDNCECEVDRCEKLPFLTDDENSRLIHSDILNGLTVPEAKKRIIKEFEKLGIGSTKITYRLRDWLISRQRYWGCPIPIVYIPVTEDNSQNKDYNELKEVTFDGKKYFVKPVDEKYLPLKLPTDVEFKPTGESPIAYSESYKKLAEELYGVGSRFEFDTLDTFIDSSWYYMRYMSVNDDTKAFDSELCNAWLPTDLYMIGPEHIVLHLMYSRFFTKYFFDKGLINYSEPFYKMRHQGMIQGPDGRKMSKRWGNIVNPSTVCEKYGADTLRVYEMFMGPLEQSKNWSEETVVGVRRYIDRVWNFAEQLGNTNVKDSYSEKAQEVIQKYNLTFESIKESEIRDARRIQVEGWYDNNISPETGIDIEILKNIQGMIVPDESTDLTNIIPRFANSNRKISLTIKSEGKVIGWLSSFLSQDKNQHRKLVLYIDRDFRAKGIGGVAMEVIITKFAIHDLYLEVVSGNNAINLYRKFGFVECGEDKYMLKDNVHYLPVIKMVRYVSTPKVKAELQKLIKYVTTNIPELKFNTCVAEFMKFQNLIEQEGMTISIDDFLTYMKLLAPFAPFITDEIYNNLTINIASSVESVDLSETEEVSIHQTNWPTWDEKLISEEKMVIGVQVNGKLRGELELSVDDDELSLKEKVMQDMNIAKWLQGVEIKKFIYVKGRIVSIVI